In a single window of the Panthera uncia isolate 11264 chromosome B2 unlocalized genomic scaffold, Puncia_PCG_1.0 HiC_scaffold_25, whole genome shotgun sequence genome:
- the CAGE1 gene encoding cancer-associated gene 1 protein isoform X10 — MDPEKDFHHSPVRNKDYQKVWSSPSDPVHFEVDASHEKLESNLEADARNVSSLCQDLTRSDSPFYMDTSSTNSDLPQNEIKNVKREDESKLTLAEEIYSTLDDWLGDFNIGNDSQNVLPQLVDPSISSFRQFEPICKFHHTEAFSNEMITFQNLKEGLPYTVQPEMQNHVYYCAKGTNIKEDSFKEENSLGTSTSTNEEQFAHKCVIQPSRSPPVVHSSGETVKFMEMSLAKSAATESALKPSQPQSFWYEENVPSDVDKPFYKENGFNQLDLKANYATEKISVSSKGIQSFRDIPEMPVSHQKEVTVEDMDRPGTVSYWSPAVISWSSGASQEDSKAPDMEQSLESLQPLEEDMALNEVLWKLKHTNKRQQTLIQDLQCSNKYLEKKVEELQRQTTKQQVFVDINKLKEKVEELIEDKYRVMLEKNDTEKTLQNLQEVLANTQKHLQESRNEKETLQLELKKVKGNYVHLQERYMTEMQQKDKTVSQCMEMNRTLSEKEEEVERLKQLKGELKKATTSALDLLKREKKTREHEFLSLQEEFQKHEKKNLEERQKLKSRLEKLLTQVNNLQFISENEKGKNAKLKQQVSSVKQENVRLQQQIAGSKEQNYAPRFETAHLKEDSGEAVEADITKDAKMIHSNLFLNCSPCEKESLNPPDVKRTSQLVSKLHSLLALVIGLLTCQDITTTDAEYFKDCEKISDIMLQKLKHFHLKKKNLDKELLKHKDRITAFRELITNEKAFQDQVTEVTGFDSDETKNVGDVPILLGAKRNKYHSLNEELDCLNTGGL, encoded by the exons ATGGACCCTGAAA aagactttcATCATTCACCAGTTAGGAACAAGGATTATCAAAAAGTTTGGTCATCACCTTCAGATCCTGTGCATTTTGAAGTGGATGCTTCTcatgaaaaattagaaagcaaCTTGGAAGCAGATGCCAGGAATGTCAGCAGTCTTTGTCAAGACTTAACTCGCTCAGATTCTCCCTTCTATATGGACACCAGCAGTACCAATTCAGACTTGCCTCAG aatgaaataaagaatgtaaaaagGGAAGATGAGTCTAAACTCACACTTGCTGAAGAAATTTATAGCACACTAGATGACTGGTTAGGTG ATTTCAACATTGGAAATGACTCACAGAATGTACTACCTCAACTAGTTGACCCCAGCATTTCTTCCTTCAGACAATTTGAACCCATTTGCAAATTTCATCACACAGAAGCATTTAGTAATGAAATGATAACATTTCAAAATCTGAAAGAAGGCTTACCTTATACAGTACAACCCGAAATGCAAAATCATGTGTATTATTGTGCAAAAGGCACTAATATAAAGGAAGAttcatttaaggaagaaaattcaCTGGGAACTAGCACTTCTACAAATGAAGAGCAATTTGCTCATAAATGTGTCATACAACCTTCTAGAAGTCCACCTGTAGTCCACAGCAGTGGAGAGACAGTGAAATTCATGGAAATGTCACTGGCTAAAAGTGCTGCCACAGAATCTGCCCTCAAACCTAGTCAACCTCAGAGCTTCTGGTATGAGGAAAATGTACCCAGTGATGTTGACAAACCGTTTTACAAAGAGAACGGCTTTAACCAGCTTGATCTGAAAGCTAATTATGCAACAGAGAAG ATTTCAGTGTCTTCGAAAGGAATCCAGAGTTTCAGGGATATTCCTGAGATGCCAGTCAGTCACCAAAAGGAAGTCACAGTGGAGGACATGGACAGACCAGGGACTGTCTCATATTGGTCTCCTGCAGTCATTTCTTGGAGTAGTGGAGCATCTCAGGAGGACAGCAAGGCACCTGACATGGAGCAGAGTTTGGAGAGCTTACAACCTCTGGAAGAGGACATGGCTTTAAATGAAGtcttatggaaattaaaacatactAACAAAAGGCAGCAAACTCTGATCCAAGACCTGCAGTGTAGTAACAAGTATTTAGAGAAGAAGGTCGAAGAGCTCCAGAGGCAGACTACCAAGCAGCAGGTGTTCGTTGACATAAATAAGCTAAAGGAAAAGGTGGAAGAACTAATTGAAGACAAATACAGAGTGATGCTAGAGaagaatgatacagagaagacaCTGCAGAACTTGCAGGAGGTTTTGGCTAACACCCAAAAACATCTCCAGGAATCtaggaatgaaaaggaaaccttACAGCTCGAGCTTAAGAAGGTCAAGGGCAATTATGTTCACCTACAGGAAAGGTACATGACTGAAatgcaacagaaagataaaactgTAAGTCAGTGCATGGAGATGAACAGAACCTTaagtgagaaagaagaagaggtaGAGAGGCTGAAGCAGCTCAAGGGAGAATTGAAAAAGGCCACCACTTCTGCTTTGGACTTgttgaaaagggaaaagaagaccCGAGAGCACGAGTTCCTGTCTTTACAGGAGGAAtttcagaaacatgaaaagaagaacctggaagaacgacagaaactgaaatcaagactggAGAAACTGCTCACTCAAGTTAATAATTTACAGTTCATATCTGAGAACGAGAAGGGGAAGAATGCCAAACTGAAGCAGCAGGTCAGCTcagtaaaacaagaaaatgtgagGCTACAGCAGCAGATTGCAGGGAGCAAGGAGCAAAATTACGCCCCTCGGTTTGAGACGGCTCATTTAAAGGAGGACTCTGGGGAGGCAGTGGAGGCAGATATCACAAAG GATGCAAAGATGATACATTCTAATTTGTTCCTGAATTGCTCACCTTGTGAAAAAGAAAGCCTGAATCCCCCAGATGTGAAAAGAACCTCTCAGCTGGTCTCCAAACTTCACAGTCTTCTGGCTCTGGTCATAGGACTTCTCACATGtcag GACATTACTACTACTGATGCTGAATATTTCAAAGATTGTGAGAAAATCAGTGATATAATGCTACAAAAACTGAAGCACTtccatcttaaaaagaaaaatttagataAAGAG CTACTGAAACATAAAGACAGAATCACAGCTTTTAGAGAGTTGATTACTAATGAAAAAGCATTTCAAGATCAAGTTACTGAG GTTACAGGCTTTGATTCAGATGAAACCAAGAATGTTGGAGATGTACCTATCTTACTGGGAGCCAAACGGAATAAGTACCACAGTTTGAATGAAGAGCTTGATTGCTTG
- the CAGE1 gene encoding cancer-associated gene 1 protein isoform X8, producing the protein MDPEKDFHHSPVRNKDYQKVWSSPSDPVHFEVDASHEKLESNLEADARNVSSLCQDLTRSDSPFYMDTSSTNSDLPQNEIKNVKREDESKLTLAEEIYSTLDDWLGDFNIGNDSQNVLPQLVDPSISSFRQFEPICKFHHTEAFSNEMITFQNLKEGLPYTVQPEMQNHVYYCAKGTNIKEDSFKEENSLGTSTSTNEEQFAHKCVIQPSRSPPVVHSSGETVKFMEMSLAKSAATESALKPSQPQSFWYEENVPSDVDKPFYKENGFNQLDLKANYATEKISVSSKGIQSFRDIPEMPVSHQKEVTVEDMDRPGTVSYWSPAVISWSSGASQEDSKAPDMEQSLESLQPLEEDMALNEVLWKLKHTNKRQQTLIQDLQCSNKYLEKKVEELQRQTTKQQVFVDINKLKEKVEELIEDKYRVMLEKNDTEKTLQNLQEVLANTQKHLQESRNEKETLQLELKKVKGNYVHLQERYMTEMQQKDKTVSQCMEMNRTLSEKEEEVERLKQLKGELKKATTSALDLLKREKKTREHEFLSLQEEFQKHEKKNLEERQKLKSRLEKLLTQVNNLQFISENEKGKNAKLKQQVSSVKQENVRLQQQIAGSKEQNYAPRFETAHLKEDSGEAVEADITKDAKMIHSNLFLNCSPCEKESLNPPDVKRTSQLVSKLHSLLALVIGLLTCQDITTTDAEYFKDCEKISDIMLQKLKHFHLKKKNLDKELLKHKDRITAFRELITNEKAFQDQVTEVTGFDSDETKNVGDVPILLGAKRNKYHSLNEELDCLITKLGNLLESKEDHCNRLIEENDKYQRYVGNLINKVTSYEEIIECADQRLQISRSHIVQYFTKKIYG; encoded by the exons ATGGACCCTGAAA aagactttcATCATTCACCAGTTAGGAACAAGGATTATCAAAAAGTTTGGTCATCACCTTCAGATCCTGTGCATTTTGAAGTGGATGCTTCTcatgaaaaattagaaagcaaCTTGGAAGCAGATGCCAGGAATGTCAGCAGTCTTTGTCAAGACTTAACTCGCTCAGATTCTCCCTTCTATATGGACACCAGCAGTACCAATTCAGACTTGCCTCAG aatgaaataaagaatgtaaaaagGGAAGATGAGTCTAAACTCACACTTGCTGAAGAAATTTATAGCACACTAGATGACTGGTTAGGTG ATTTCAACATTGGAAATGACTCACAGAATGTACTACCTCAACTAGTTGACCCCAGCATTTCTTCCTTCAGACAATTTGAACCCATTTGCAAATTTCATCACACAGAAGCATTTAGTAATGAAATGATAACATTTCAAAATCTGAAAGAAGGCTTACCTTATACAGTACAACCCGAAATGCAAAATCATGTGTATTATTGTGCAAAAGGCACTAATATAAAGGAAGAttcatttaaggaagaaaattcaCTGGGAACTAGCACTTCTACAAATGAAGAGCAATTTGCTCATAAATGTGTCATACAACCTTCTAGAAGTCCACCTGTAGTCCACAGCAGTGGAGAGACAGTGAAATTCATGGAAATGTCACTGGCTAAAAGTGCTGCCACAGAATCTGCCCTCAAACCTAGTCAACCTCAGAGCTTCTGGTATGAGGAAAATGTACCCAGTGATGTTGACAAACCGTTTTACAAAGAGAACGGCTTTAACCAGCTTGATCTGAAAGCTAATTATGCAACAGAGAAG ATTTCAGTGTCTTCGAAAGGAATCCAGAGTTTCAGGGATATTCCTGAGATGCCAGTCAGTCACCAAAAGGAAGTCACAGTGGAGGACATGGACAGACCAGGGACTGTCTCATATTGGTCTCCTGCAGTCATTTCTTGGAGTAGTGGAGCATCTCAGGAGGACAGCAAGGCACCTGACATGGAGCAGAGTTTGGAGAGCTTACAACCTCTGGAAGAGGACATGGCTTTAAATGAAGtcttatggaaattaaaacatactAACAAAAGGCAGCAAACTCTGATCCAAGACCTGCAGTGTAGTAACAAGTATTTAGAGAAGAAGGTCGAAGAGCTCCAGAGGCAGACTACCAAGCAGCAGGTGTTCGTTGACATAAATAAGCTAAAGGAAAAGGTGGAAGAACTAATTGAAGACAAATACAGAGTGATGCTAGAGaagaatgatacagagaagacaCTGCAGAACTTGCAGGAGGTTTTGGCTAACACCCAAAAACATCTCCAGGAATCtaggaatgaaaaggaaaccttACAGCTCGAGCTTAAGAAGGTCAAGGGCAATTATGTTCACCTACAGGAAAGGTACATGACTGAAatgcaacagaaagataaaactgTAAGTCAGTGCATGGAGATGAACAGAACCTTaagtgagaaagaagaagaggtaGAGAGGCTGAAGCAGCTCAAGGGAGAATTGAAAAAGGCCACCACTTCTGCTTTGGACTTgttgaaaagggaaaagaagaccCGAGAGCACGAGTTCCTGTCTTTACAGGAGGAAtttcagaaacatgaaaagaagaacctggaagaacgacagaaactgaaatcaagactggAGAAACTGCTCACTCAAGTTAATAATTTACAGTTCATATCTGAGAACGAGAAGGGGAAGAATGCCAAACTGAAGCAGCAGGTCAGCTcagtaaaacaagaaaatgtgagGCTACAGCAGCAGATTGCAGGGAGCAAGGAGCAAAATTACGCCCCTCGGTTTGAGACGGCTCATTTAAAGGAGGACTCTGGGGAGGCAGTGGAGGCAGATATCACAAAG GATGCAAAGATGATACATTCTAATTTGTTCCTGAATTGCTCACCTTGTGAAAAAGAAAGCCTGAATCCCCCAGATGTGAAAAGAACCTCTCAGCTGGTCTCCAAACTTCACAGTCTTCTGGCTCTGGTCATAGGACTTCTCACATGtcag GACATTACTACTACTGATGCTGAATATTTCAAAGATTGTGAGAAAATCAGTGATATAATGCTACAAAAACTGAAGCACTtccatcttaaaaagaaaaatttagataAAGAG CTACTGAAACATAAAGACAGAATCACAGCTTTTAGAGAGTTGATTACTAATGAAAAAGCATTTCAAGATCAAGTTACTGAG GTTACAGGCTTTGATTCAGATGAAACCAAGAATGTTGGAGATGTACCTATCTTACTGGGAGCCAAACGGAATAAGTACCACAGTTTGAATGAAGAGCTTGATTGCTTG
- the CAGE1 gene encoding cancer-associated gene 1 protein isoform X9, with protein MDPEKDFHHSPVRNKDYQKVWSSPSDPVHFEVDASHEKLESNLEADARNVSSLCQDLTRSDSPFYMDTSSTNSDLPQNEIKNVKREDESKLTLAEEIYSTLDDWLGDFNIGNDSQNVLPQLVDPSISSFRQFEPICKFHHTEAFSNEMITFQNLKEGLPYTVQPEMQNHVYYCAKGTNIKEDSFKEENSLGTSTSTNEEQFAHKCVIQPSRSPPVVHSSGETVKFMEMSLAKSAATESALKPSQPQSFWYEENVPSDVDKPFYKENGFNQLDLKANYATEKISVSSKGIQSFRDIPEMPVSHQKEVTVEDMDRPGTVSYWSPAVISWSSGASQEDSKAPDMEQSLESLQPLEEDMALNEVLWKLKHTNKRQQTLIQDLQCSNKYLEKKVEELQRQTTKQQVFVDINKLKEKVEELIEDKYRVMLEKNDTEKTLQNLQEVLANTQKHLQESRNEKETLQLELKKVKGNYVHLQERYMTEMQQKDKTVSQCMEMNRTLSEKEEEVERLKQLKGELKKATTSALDLLKREKKTREHEFLSLQEEFQKHEKKNLEERQKLKSRLEKLLTQVNNLQFISENEKGKNAKLKQQVSSVKQENVRLQQQIAGSKEQNYAPRFETAHLKEDSGEAVEADITKDAKMIHSNLFLNCSPCEKESLNPPDVKRTSQLVSKLHSLLALVIGLLTCQDITTTDAEYFKDCEKISDIMLQKLKHFHLKKKNLDKELLKHKDRITAFRELITNEKAFQDQVTEVTGFDSDETKNVGDVPILLGAKRNKYHSLNEELDCLVTSYEEIIECADQRLQISRSHIVQYFTKKIYG; from the exons ATGGACCCTGAAA aagactttcATCATTCACCAGTTAGGAACAAGGATTATCAAAAAGTTTGGTCATCACCTTCAGATCCTGTGCATTTTGAAGTGGATGCTTCTcatgaaaaattagaaagcaaCTTGGAAGCAGATGCCAGGAATGTCAGCAGTCTTTGTCAAGACTTAACTCGCTCAGATTCTCCCTTCTATATGGACACCAGCAGTACCAATTCAGACTTGCCTCAG aatgaaataaagaatgtaaaaagGGAAGATGAGTCTAAACTCACACTTGCTGAAGAAATTTATAGCACACTAGATGACTGGTTAGGTG ATTTCAACATTGGAAATGACTCACAGAATGTACTACCTCAACTAGTTGACCCCAGCATTTCTTCCTTCAGACAATTTGAACCCATTTGCAAATTTCATCACACAGAAGCATTTAGTAATGAAATGATAACATTTCAAAATCTGAAAGAAGGCTTACCTTATACAGTACAACCCGAAATGCAAAATCATGTGTATTATTGTGCAAAAGGCACTAATATAAAGGAAGAttcatttaaggaagaaaattcaCTGGGAACTAGCACTTCTACAAATGAAGAGCAATTTGCTCATAAATGTGTCATACAACCTTCTAGAAGTCCACCTGTAGTCCACAGCAGTGGAGAGACAGTGAAATTCATGGAAATGTCACTGGCTAAAAGTGCTGCCACAGAATCTGCCCTCAAACCTAGTCAACCTCAGAGCTTCTGGTATGAGGAAAATGTACCCAGTGATGTTGACAAACCGTTTTACAAAGAGAACGGCTTTAACCAGCTTGATCTGAAAGCTAATTATGCAACAGAGAAG ATTTCAGTGTCTTCGAAAGGAATCCAGAGTTTCAGGGATATTCCTGAGATGCCAGTCAGTCACCAAAAGGAAGTCACAGTGGAGGACATGGACAGACCAGGGACTGTCTCATATTGGTCTCCTGCAGTCATTTCTTGGAGTAGTGGAGCATCTCAGGAGGACAGCAAGGCACCTGACATGGAGCAGAGTTTGGAGAGCTTACAACCTCTGGAAGAGGACATGGCTTTAAATGAAGtcttatggaaattaaaacatactAACAAAAGGCAGCAAACTCTGATCCAAGACCTGCAGTGTAGTAACAAGTATTTAGAGAAGAAGGTCGAAGAGCTCCAGAGGCAGACTACCAAGCAGCAGGTGTTCGTTGACATAAATAAGCTAAAGGAAAAGGTGGAAGAACTAATTGAAGACAAATACAGAGTGATGCTAGAGaagaatgatacagagaagacaCTGCAGAACTTGCAGGAGGTTTTGGCTAACACCCAAAAACATCTCCAGGAATCtaggaatgaaaaggaaaccttACAGCTCGAGCTTAAGAAGGTCAAGGGCAATTATGTTCACCTACAGGAAAGGTACATGACTGAAatgcaacagaaagataaaactgTAAGTCAGTGCATGGAGATGAACAGAACCTTaagtgagaaagaagaagaggtaGAGAGGCTGAAGCAGCTCAAGGGAGAATTGAAAAAGGCCACCACTTCTGCTTTGGACTTgttgaaaagggaaaagaagaccCGAGAGCACGAGTTCCTGTCTTTACAGGAGGAAtttcagaaacatgaaaagaagaacctggaagaacgacagaaactgaaatcaagactggAGAAACTGCTCACTCAAGTTAATAATTTACAGTTCATATCTGAGAACGAGAAGGGGAAGAATGCCAAACTGAAGCAGCAGGTCAGCTcagtaaaacaagaaaatgtgagGCTACAGCAGCAGATTGCAGGGAGCAAGGAGCAAAATTACGCCCCTCGGTTTGAGACGGCTCATTTAAAGGAGGACTCTGGGGAGGCAGTGGAGGCAGATATCACAAAG GATGCAAAGATGATACATTCTAATTTGTTCCTGAATTGCTCACCTTGTGAAAAAGAAAGCCTGAATCCCCCAGATGTGAAAAGAACCTCTCAGCTGGTCTCCAAACTTCACAGTCTTCTGGCTCTGGTCATAGGACTTCTCACATGtcag GACATTACTACTACTGATGCTGAATATTTCAAAGATTGTGAGAAAATCAGTGATATAATGCTACAAAAACTGAAGCACTtccatcttaaaaagaaaaatttagataAAGAG CTACTGAAACATAAAGACAGAATCACAGCTTTTAGAGAGTTGATTACTAATGAAAAAGCATTTCAAGATCAAGTTACTGAG GTTACAGGCTTTGATTCAGATGAAACCAAGAATGTTGGAGATGTACCTATCTTACTGGGAGCCAAACGGAATAAGTACCACAGTTTGAATGAAGAGCTTGATTGCTTG